One region of Oncorhynchus mykiss isolate Arlee chromosome 8, USDA_OmykA_1.1, whole genome shotgun sequence genomic DNA includes:
- the LOC110530727 gene encoding pre-mRNA-splicing factor 38B isoform X2, producing MTRKQVMGLITHNDSPYIRALGFMYIRYTQPPADLVDWYDGFLDDEEELDVKAGGGCVMTIGEMVRSFLTKLEWFSTLFPRIPVPVQKMIDTQMKARPRKVPEKVEEPVEPVPEEGRATEGRRRSRSPRRSPKRSRSRSHHRERERHGPSFDRELERERDRQRKEREGKDGDRRGGDRERERGEKEREGKDGDRRGGDRERERGEKERDRGGERERRRSRSRERKGERKDREKEREGGGENDKSRRKGSDRGRERSKDKRSKGETEDRRHKEERDERRGHREERKAKRSSRSGSRERRHKEKSKKRGEVQEESGSKSRAEVGEKEKSRKRERSHERGEGEQRSHKRSRSKERSHRPREPSNGKDHGKHRERRRSQSMDRGERTTQSARAESP from the exons ATGACCCGCAAGCAGGTGATGGGACTGATAACTCACAACGACTCGCCCTACATCAGAGCACTTGGTTTCATGTACATAAG ATACACCCAGCCCCCTGCAGACCTGGTGGACTGGTATGATGGTTTCCTGGATGATGAGGAG GAGCTGGATGTGAAGGCCGGAGGCGGCTGCGTTATGACCATCGGTGAGATGGTCCGGTCGTTTCTCACCAAGCTGGAGTGGTTCTCCACACTCTTCCCACGCATCCCGGTGCCTGTGCAGAAGATGATTGACACACAGATGAAGGCAAGGCCCCGGAAGGTTCCTGAGAAGGTGGAGGAGCCGGTTGAACCTGTGCCAGAGGAGGGACGGGCGACAGAAGGGCGTAGACGCTCCCG GAGCCCCAGGAGGTCCCCCAAACGGTCGAGGAGCAGGAGCCACCACCGCGAACGAGAGCGCCACGGCCCAAGCTTCGACCGCGAACTGGAAAGGGAACGTGACCgccagaggaaggagagggagggtaaggacggggacaggagaggaggggacagggagagggagagaggggagaaggagagggagggtaaggacggggacaggagaggaggggacagggagagggagagaggggagaaggagagggacaggggaggagaaagggagaggcgaCGGTCCAGGAGCAGGGAACGCAAGGGAGAGCggaaagacagggagaaagaaagggaggggggCGGGGAGAACGACAAAAGCAGGAGGAAAGGcagtgacagagggagggagaggtccAAGGACAAGAGGAGCAAGGGAGAGACTGAGGACAGGAGACACAAAGAAGAgcgggatgagaggagggggcacagggaggagaggaaggccaAGCGCTCCAGTCGGAGCGGAAGCAGGGAAAGGAGACACAAGGAGAAGtccaagaagagaggagaagtccAAGAAGAGAGTGGAAGCAAGAGCAGGGCCGAggtgggggagaaggagaagagcaggaagagagagcgCAGCCATGAGAGGGGGGAGGGCGAGCAGCGCTCACACAAACGCAGCCGCAGCAAAGAGCGGAGCCACCGGCCACGAGAGCCCAGCAATGGGAAAGACCACGGGAAACACAGAGAGCGCAGGAGAAGCCAGAgcatggatagaggagagaggacgaCACAGAGCGCTAGGGCAGAGTCCCCTTAG
- the LOC110530727 gene encoding pre-mRNA-splicing factor 38B isoform X1, whose amino-acid sequence MANNTVAGNQQQGQAVNKIGPNPGKHGNNLPLWGNEKTMNLNPMVLTNVLSSPYFKVQLYELKTYHEVVDEIYFKVTHVEPWEKGSRKTAGQTGMCGGVRGVGTGGIVSTAFCLLYKLFTLKMTRKQVMGLITHNDSPYIRALGFMYIRYTQPPADLVDWYDGFLDDEEELDVKAGGGCVMTIGEMVRSFLTKLEWFSTLFPRIPVPVQKMIDTQMKARPRKVPEKVEEPVEPVPEEGRATEGRRRSRSPRRSPKRSRSRSHHRERERHGPSFDRELERERDRQRKEREGKDGDRRGGDRERERGEKEREGKDGDRRGGDRERERGEKERDRGGERERRRSRSRERKGERKDREKEREGGGENDKSRRKGSDRGRERSKDKRSKGETEDRRHKEERDERRGHREERKAKRSSRSGSRERRHKEKSKKRGEVQEESGSKSRAEVGEKEKSRKRERSHERGEGEQRSHKRSRSKERSHRPREPSNGKDHGKHRERRRSQSMDRGERTTQSARAESP is encoded by the exons ATGGCCAACAACACTGTAGCCGGGAATCAGCAACAAGGACAGGCTGTGAACAAGATTGGCCCTAACCCTGGAAAACATGGCAACAACTTGCCTCTCTGGGGCAACGAAAAGACTATGAACTTGAACCCTATGGTCCTCACCAACGTGCTCTCATCTCCATATTTCAAGGTTCAGCTCTATGAACTGAAAACCTACCATGAGGTGGTGGATGAAATATATTTCAAG GTGACTCATGTTGAGCCCTGGGAGAAAGGCAGCAGGAAGACTGCTGGACAGACTGGAATGTGCGGAGGG GTGCGTGGAGTCGGGACAGGCGGCATTGTGTCCACGGCCTTCTGCCTGTTGTATAAGCTGTTTACCCTCAAGATGACCCGCAAGCAGGTGATGGGACTGATAACTCACAACGACTCGCCCTACATCAGAGCACTTGGTTTCATGTACATAAG ATACACCCAGCCCCCTGCAGACCTGGTGGACTGGTATGATGGTTTCCTGGATGATGAGGAG GAGCTGGATGTGAAGGCCGGAGGCGGCTGCGTTATGACCATCGGTGAGATGGTCCGGTCGTTTCTCACCAAGCTGGAGTGGTTCTCCACACTCTTCCCACGCATCCCGGTGCCTGTGCAGAAGATGATTGACACACAGATGAAGGCAAGGCCCCGGAAGGTTCCTGAGAAGGTGGAGGAGCCGGTTGAACCTGTGCCAGAGGAGGGACGGGCGACAGAAGGGCGTAGACGCTCCCG GAGCCCCAGGAGGTCCCCCAAACGGTCGAGGAGCAGGAGCCACCACCGCGAACGAGAGCGCCACGGCCCAAGCTTCGACCGCGAACTGGAAAGGGAACGTGACCgccagaggaaggagagggagggtaaggacggggacaggagaggaggggacagggagagggagagaggggagaaggagagggagggtaaggacggggacaggagaggaggggacagggagagggagagaggggagaaggagagggacaggggaggagaaagggagaggcgaCGGTCCAGGAGCAGGGAACGCAAGGGAGAGCggaaagacagggagaaagaaagggaggggggCGGGGAGAACGACAAAAGCAGGAGGAAAGGcagtgacagagggagggagaggtccAAGGACAAGAGGAGCAAGGGAGAGACTGAGGACAGGAGACACAAAGAAGAgcgggatgagaggagggggcacagggaggagaggaaggccaAGCGCTCCAGTCGGAGCGGAAGCAGGGAAAGGAGACACAAGGAGAAGtccaagaagagaggagaagtccAAGAAGAGAGTGGAAGCAAGAGCAGGGCCGAggtgggggagaaggagaagagcaggaagagagagcgCAGCCATGAGAGGGGGGAGGGCGAGCAGCGCTCACACAAACGCAGCCGCAGCAAAGAGCGGAGCCACCGGCCACGAGAGCCCAGCAATGGGAAAGACCACGGGAAACACAGAGAGCGCAGGAGAAGCCAGAgcatggatagaggagagaggacgaCACAGAGCGCTAGGGCAGAGTCCCCTTAG
- the LOC110530727 gene encoding pre-mRNA-splicing factor 38B isoform X4, with product MTIGEMVRSFLTKLEWFSTLFPRIPVPVQKMIDTQMKARPRKVPEKVEEPVEPVPEEGRATEGRRRSRSPRRSPKRSRSRSHHRERERHGPSFDRELERERDRQRKEREGKDGDRRGGDRERERGEKEREGKDGDRRGGDRERERGEKERDRGGERERRRSRSRERKGERKDREKEREGGGENDKSRRKGSDRGRERSKDKRSKGETEDRRHKEERDERRGHREERKAKRSSRSGSRERRHKEKSKKRGEVQEESGSKSRAEVGEKEKSRKRERSHERGEGEQRSHKRSRSKERSHRPREPSNGKDHGKHRERRRSQSMDRGERTTQSARAESP from the exons ATGACCATCGGTGAGATGGTCCGGTCGTTTCTCACCAAGCTGGAGTGGTTCTCCACACTCTTCCCACGCATCCCGGTGCCTGTGCAGAAGATGATTGACACACAGATGAAGGCAAGGCCCCGGAAGGTTCCTGAGAAGGTGGAGGAGCCGGTTGAACCTGTGCCAGAGGAGGGACGGGCGACAGAAGGGCGTAGACGCTCCCG GAGCCCCAGGAGGTCCCCCAAACGGTCGAGGAGCAGGAGCCACCACCGCGAACGAGAGCGCCACGGCCCAAGCTTCGACCGCGAACTGGAAAGGGAACGTGACCgccagaggaaggagagggagggtaaggacggggacaggagaggaggggacagggagagggagagaggggagaaggagagggagggtaaggacggggacaggagaggaggggacagggagagggagagaggggagaaggagagggacaggggaggagaaagggagaggcgaCGGTCCAGGAGCAGGGAACGCAAGGGAGAGCggaaagacagggagaaagaaagggaggggggCGGGGAGAACGACAAAAGCAGGAGGAAAGGcagtgacagagggagggagaggtccAAGGACAAGAGGAGCAAGGGAGAGACTGAGGACAGGAGACACAAAGAAGAgcgggatgagaggagggggcacagggaggagaggaaggccaAGCGCTCCAGTCGGAGCGGAAGCAGGGAAAGGAGACACAAGGAGAAGtccaagaagagaggagaagtccAAGAAGAGAGTGGAAGCAAGAGCAGGGCCGAggtgggggagaaggagaagagcaggaagagagagcgCAGCCATGAGAGGGGGGAGGGCGAGCAGCGCTCACACAAACGCAGCCGCAGCAAAGAGCGGAGCCACCGGCCACGAGAGCCCAGCAATGGGAAAGACCACGGGAAACACAGAGAGCGCAGGAGAAGCCAGAgcatggatagaggagagaggacgaCACAGAGCGCTAGGGCAGAGTCCCCTTAG
- the LOC110530727 gene encoding pre-mRNA-splicing factor 38B isoform X3, with translation MSTRELDVKAGGGCVMTIGEMVRSFLTKLEWFSTLFPRIPVPVQKMIDTQMKARPRKVPEKVEEPVEPVPEEGRATEGRRRSRSPRRSPKRSRSRSHHRERERHGPSFDRELERERDRQRKEREGKDGDRRGGDRERERGEKEREGKDGDRRGGDRERERGEKERDRGGERERRRSRSRERKGERKDREKEREGGGENDKSRRKGSDRGRERSKDKRSKGETEDRRHKEERDERRGHREERKAKRSSRSGSRERRHKEKSKKRGEVQEESGSKSRAEVGEKEKSRKRERSHERGEGEQRSHKRSRSKERSHRPREPSNGKDHGKHRERRRSQSMDRGERTTQSARAESP, from the exons ATGTCCACACGG GAGCTGGATGTGAAGGCCGGAGGCGGCTGCGTTATGACCATCGGTGAGATGGTCCGGTCGTTTCTCACCAAGCTGGAGTGGTTCTCCACACTCTTCCCACGCATCCCGGTGCCTGTGCAGAAGATGATTGACACACAGATGAAGGCAAGGCCCCGGAAGGTTCCTGAGAAGGTGGAGGAGCCGGTTGAACCTGTGCCAGAGGAGGGACGGGCGACAGAAGGGCGTAGACGCTCCCG GAGCCCCAGGAGGTCCCCCAAACGGTCGAGGAGCAGGAGCCACCACCGCGAACGAGAGCGCCACGGCCCAAGCTTCGACCGCGAACTGGAAAGGGAACGTGACCgccagaggaaggagagggagggtaaggacggggacaggagaggaggggacagggagagggagagaggggagaaggagagggagggtaaggacggggacaggagaggaggggacagggagagggagagaggggagaaggagagggacaggggaggagaaagggagaggcgaCGGTCCAGGAGCAGGGAACGCAAGGGAGAGCggaaagacagggagaaagaaagggaggggggCGGGGAGAACGACAAAAGCAGGAGGAAAGGcagtgacagagggagggagaggtccAAGGACAAGAGGAGCAAGGGAGAGACTGAGGACAGGAGACACAAAGAAGAgcgggatgagaggagggggcacagggaggagaggaaggccaAGCGCTCCAGTCGGAGCGGAAGCAGGGAAAGGAGACACAAGGAGAAGtccaagaagagaggagaagtccAAGAAGAGAGTGGAAGCAAGAGCAGGGCCGAggtgggggagaaggagaagagcaggaagagagagcgCAGCCATGAGAGGGGGGAGGGCGAGCAGCGCTCACACAAACGCAGCCGCAGCAAAGAGCGGAGCCACCGGCCACGAGAGCCCAGCAATGGGAAAGACCACGGGAAACACAGAGAGCGCAGGAGAAGCCAGAgcatggatagaggagagaggacgaCACAGAGCGCTAGGGCAGAGTCCCCTTAG